One genomic region from Arthrobacter sp. FB24 encodes:
- a CDS encoding oxidoreductase, with amino-acid sequence MATWLITGCSTGLGRALAQAVLAHGHNAIVTARDAATLQDIAADYPDTALALPLDVTDRAQISSAVEQARTRFGGVDVLVNNAGYGYRAAVEEADDADIRRLFDTNVFGVVDMIKAVLPDMRAKRGGHILNISSIGARIKPAGSGYYSATKAALEGLSGSLHKELQPLGVNVTVIEPGAFRTDFAGRSLTQSATAIEDYTETAGKRRKENDTIHGTQPGDPAKAAEAIVAIAESKNPPSLLVLGADAFNAFGAVAESERAELDQWRDLSLSTGIEG; translated from the coding sequence ATGGCTACATGGCTCATCACAGGATGCTCCACCGGACTCGGCAGGGCCCTCGCCCAGGCAGTGCTCGCACACGGCCACAACGCGATCGTCACGGCACGGGACGCCGCCACGCTGCAGGACATCGCAGCTGACTACCCGGACACAGCGCTTGCCCTCCCCCTCGACGTCACCGATCGGGCACAGATCAGTTCGGCGGTGGAGCAGGCCCGAACACGCTTTGGCGGCGTCGACGTGCTCGTCAACAATGCCGGCTACGGCTACCGCGCCGCCGTCGAGGAAGCGGACGACGCCGACATCCGGCGATTGTTCGACACGAATGTTTTCGGCGTCGTCGACATGATCAAAGCGGTCCTTCCGGATATGCGCGCGAAAAGGGGCGGACACATCCTGAACATCTCCTCCATCGGAGCCCGGATCAAACCGGCAGGGTCCGGCTATTACTCGGCCACCAAGGCGGCCCTGGAGGGCCTGTCCGGATCACTCCACAAGGAACTGCAGCCGCTCGGCGTCAACGTGACCGTCATCGAGCCCGGAGCCTTCCGCACCGACTTCGCCGGCCGCTCACTCACGCAGTCTGCGACGGCGATCGAGGACTACACGGAGACGGCAGGGAAACGGCGCAAGGAGAACGACACGATCCACGGCACGCAGCCCGGCGACCCGGCCAAGGCCGCTGAAGCCATCGTGGCCATCGCCGAAAGCAAGAACCCGCCGTCCTTACTGGTGCTGGGGGCGGACGCGTTCAACGCGTTTGGTGCCGTGGCCGAGTCGGAGCGCGCGGAACTGGATCAATGGCGGGACCTGAGCCTCAGCACAGGCATCGAGGGCTGA
- a CDS encoding extracellular solute-binding protein, which produces MTRRKLSLAAAVVTAAALTLTACSGGEAPAADSSKISVMAPFLEAQPPSADGAVQKKLEELTGKDVNITWTPNASYEDKMNITLASSEIPQVMVVQSKSPGFVKNAEAGAFWDLTDKIDEYPNLKTTFPDVEKNASVNGKVYGVFRARNPIRAAVMFRQDWLDKLGLKAPETTEDLYTVAKAFTEQDPDGNGQNDTWGITIPKWGALGSNSPYDIIEEWYGAGNRWTDKDGKLIPSFETEEFLEANRFVKKMVDEKLINPDFATFDGTKWNEPFFNGKGGIIVDVDSRVSVLINLFKQANPNDFQNKVGFVGNLKGPDGELHAHPTDGYSGFLAIPKTSVRTEAELKNVLEFLNTMNGKDVAVLLNNGIEGVNFTVEDGKAATIKPETPEGKAVATDIKSYAQLGTNVTGNNFYPVKQASDYEQKVFDKRVEVMAQDLKSAVYNPAAAFVSPTYVAKGAQLDNIVADARIKYLAGQIDEQGLKDAIKLWKTSGGDKVQEEINKLWQDSK; this is translated from the coding sequence ATGACCCGTAGAAAACTCAGCCTGGCTGCCGCCGTCGTGACCGCCGCCGCACTTACCCTCACAGCGTGCAGCGGGGGTGAAGCACCGGCCGCGGATTCCTCGAAGATCAGCGTCATGGCGCCGTTCCTGGAGGCGCAGCCACCGTCCGCTGACGGCGCCGTGCAGAAGAAGCTCGAGGAGCTCACCGGCAAGGACGTGAACATCACGTGGACGCCGAACGCCTCCTACGAGGACAAGATGAACATCACCCTGGCATCCTCCGAAATCCCCCAGGTCATGGTGGTGCAAAGCAAGTCGCCGGGCTTCGTGAAGAACGCCGAGGCGGGCGCATTCTGGGACCTCACGGACAAAATTGACGAGTACCCCAACCTGAAGACCACTTTCCCGGACGTCGAGAAGAACGCCAGCGTGAACGGCAAGGTTTACGGCGTCTTCCGGGCCCGCAACCCCATCCGCGCAGCAGTGATGTTCCGCCAGGACTGGCTGGACAAGCTGGGACTGAAGGCACCCGAAACCACCGAGGACCTCTACACCGTGGCCAAGGCCTTCACCGAGCAGGACCCGGACGGCAACGGCCAGAACGACACCTGGGGCATCACCATTCCCAAGTGGGGTGCCCTGGGCTCCAACAGCCCCTACGACATCATCGAGGAGTGGTACGGGGCCGGTAACCGCTGGACCGACAAGGACGGCAAGCTGATCCCCAGCTTCGAAACCGAGGAGTTCCTGGAAGCCAACCGGTTCGTCAAGAAGATGGTGGACGAAAAGCTCATCAACCCGGACTTCGCCACCTTCGACGGCACCAAGTGGAACGAGCCATTCTTCAACGGCAAGGGCGGCATTATTGTCGACGTCGACTCCCGCGTCAGCGTGCTGATCAACCTGTTCAAGCAGGCCAACCCGAACGATTTCCAGAACAAGGTGGGCTTCGTCGGCAACCTCAAGGGACCGGACGGCGAACTGCACGCACACCCGACGGACGGCTACTCCGGGTTCCTTGCTATTCCCAAGACCAGCGTCCGCACCGAGGCTGAACTGAAGAACGTCCTGGAATTCCTGAACACGATGAACGGCAAGGACGTGGCCGTGCTCCTCAACAACGGCATCGAAGGCGTGAACTTCACCGTGGAGGACGGCAAGGCCGCCACCATCAAGCCCGAAACCCCTGAAGGCAAGGCTGTGGCCACGGACATCAAGAGCTACGCGCAGCTGGGCACCAACGTCACCGGCAACAACTTCTACCCCGTCAAGCAGGCCTCGGACTACGAACAGAAAGTCTTCGACAAGCGCGTTGAGGTCATGGCCCAGGACCTGAAGAGTGCCGTCTACAACCCGGCCGCGGCCTTCGTGTCGCCTACCTACGTGGCCAAGGGCGCGCAGCTGGACAACATCGTGGCCGATGCCCGGATCAAGTACCTGGCCGGCCAGATCGATGAGCAGGGCCTGAAGGACGCCATCAAGCTGTGGAAGACCAGCGGGGGCGACAAGGTCCAGGAAGAGATCAACAAGCTCTGGCAGGACAGCAAGTGA
- a CDS encoding alpha/beta fold hydrolase, with product MPLRFFFRRTRSAQGGPLPRGKRRRRALRIAGAAVLTVIGLLVASTAANLVLERIERSNAAAYGEKVRIDQGTVNVSLSGETGPTIVLLSGLGTPAPVLDFAPLVRELTGFRVVTVEGFGYGYSDMTARPRTIENMSEELHSVLSKLAVDRPYILAGHSIAGFTTLYYANEYPAEVSAVIGIDPSVPAGMASAEDPAHTDAPAPGNFWERLPSTTGLVRWAAAVGLADPAGDNYTQVEREQMRMLASWNYGNEALTDETNRMAENAAKLHTLRYPDNVPVLEFLSRETVNQQPEWLGSHERQLLNVTRHELVVLDGNHYLHWTQSKAMATKIAGFLSPAGTDP from the coding sequence ATGCCGTTGCGCTTCTTCTTCCGCCGCACCCGTTCAGCGCAGGGCGGCCCGCTGCCCCGCGGAAAACGACGACGGCGCGCACTCCGGATCGCCGGTGCGGCGGTTCTGACGGTCATCGGTTTGCTGGTGGCCTCCACGGCGGCGAATCTCGTCCTGGAAAGGATTGAACGCTCGAATGCCGCGGCGTACGGGGAGAAAGTCCGAATCGACCAGGGCACCGTCAATGTCTCCCTTTCCGGGGAAACCGGACCGACGATCGTGCTGCTCAGCGGACTGGGCACGCCCGCCCCGGTGCTGGACTTCGCCCCGCTCGTGCGGGAACTCACCGGTTTCCGGGTGGTGACGGTGGAGGGCTTCGGATACGGCTACAGCGACATGACCGCCCGGCCCCGGACCATCGAAAACATGAGCGAGGAACTTCATTCGGTGCTGTCCAAACTCGCCGTCGACCGCCCGTATATCCTTGCCGGCCATTCAATAGCAGGGTTTACCACCCTGTACTACGCCAACGAATACCCTGCGGAAGTGTCTGCCGTCATCGGCATCGACCCCTCGGTACCCGCCGGGATGGCCTCCGCCGAAGATCCTGCCCACACCGATGCGCCGGCCCCAGGCAACTTCTGGGAACGGCTTCCCTCGACCACCGGCCTGGTCCGCTGGGCCGCGGCGGTGGGCTTGGCAGACCCGGCAGGCGATAACTACACGCAGGTGGAACGCGAGCAGATGCGCATGCTGGCTAGCTGGAACTACGGCAACGAGGCGCTGACCGACGAAACGAACCGGATGGCGGAGAACGCGGCGAAGCTCCACACGCTCCGCTACCCTGACAACGTTCCCGTCCTTGAATTCCTGTCCCGGGAAACGGTCAACCAGCAACCTGAATGGCTGGGCTCCCACGAGCGGCAACTGCTGAATGTCACACGCCACGAGCTGGTGGTCCTCGACGGGAACCACTACCTGCACTGGACGCAGTCCAAGGCCATGGCGACGAAAATAGCCGGATTTCTGAGCCCGGCCGGCACCGATCCCTGA
- a CDS encoding ABC transporter permease, producing MTTSTVDVKTPEQAPPPAPAPGRRRRFAVHFAHYKWLYLLLLPGVIYFAVFRYAPMYGVSIAFKDYVPFLGVNASPWVGFQHFQDFFGNPDFGRLLGNTLILAFLNLGIAFPLTIVLALLLNEVRLSILKRTVQTLVYIPHFLSWTIVASLSFLLFALDFGPLFLFINNVLGTDIDFLSDPAWFRPLIVLQEIWKNTGWGTIIFLAALATVDQDQYEAAIIDGAGRFRRVWHITLPGIRSTIIVMLILAIGQMLNTGFEQIYLMTNALNRDVADVFDTYVYFVGITQGAYSYSTAVGLFKSLVGIVLIFGTNALAKRFNQSGLF from the coding sequence GTGACAACGTCCACCGTTGACGTCAAAACCCCGGAGCAGGCGCCGCCACCAGCGCCTGCCCCGGGGCGGCGACGCCGCTTCGCCGTCCACTTCGCGCACTACAAGTGGCTCTATCTCTTGCTGCTGCCGGGGGTCATCTACTTTGCGGTCTTCCGGTACGCCCCGATGTACGGGGTCAGCATCGCGTTCAAGGACTACGTCCCGTTCCTGGGCGTCAATGCCAGCCCGTGGGTGGGTTTCCAGCATTTCCAGGACTTCTTCGGTAACCCTGATTTCGGCCGGCTGCTGGGCAACACCCTGATCCTGGCGTTCCTGAACCTAGGGATCGCGTTTCCGCTGACCATCGTGCTGGCGTTGTTGCTGAACGAGGTCCGGCTGTCCATCCTGAAGCGCACGGTCCAGACCCTGGTCTACATCCCGCACTTCTTGTCCTGGACCATCGTGGCGTCGCTGAGCTTCCTGTTGTTCGCCCTGGATTTCGGGCCGCTGTTCCTGTTCATCAACAACGTTTTGGGCACCGACATTGATTTCCTGTCCGATCCCGCCTGGTTCCGGCCGCTCATTGTGCTCCAGGAGATCTGGAAGAACACCGGCTGGGGAACCATCATCTTCCTGGCCGCCCTGGCCACGGTGGACCAGGACCAGTACGAGGCGGCGATCATCGACGGCGCTGGCAGGTTCCGCCGCGTCTGGCACATTACGCTTCCGGGCATCCGGTCCACCATCATCGTGATGCTCATCCTGGCGATCGGGCAGATGCTGAACACCGGGTTCGAACAGATCTACCTCATGACCAACGCGCTCAACCGCGACGTGGCGGACGTCTTCGACACCTACGTGTACTTCGTCGGCATCACCCAGGGCGCCTACTCTTACTCCACCGCGGTGGGCCTGTTCAAGTCCCTGGTGGGCATCGTGCTGATCTTCGGCACCAACGCCCTGGCCAAGCGGTTCAACCAGAGCGGACTGTTCTAA
- a CDS encoding rhamnogalacturonan acetylesterase, translated as MKILLAGDSTVANCPTHEYPMSGWGARLPRHVYSWAAVHNFAKGGASTESFRDEGLWGLLLETAGAGDLVLIQFGHNDQKRPHLAARTGFAANLRRMVAEVRALGAVPVLCTSVERRHFLDGALEESLEDYPEVVREIALELHLSVVDLNTWTRGLYTELGVEESKSLFCHFAPGEHAHWPDGLADNTHFSQRGASLVAGEVAGRLALLGFGGDALADSRKGSTAGLAAAGRG; from the coding sequence ATGAAAATCCTGCTCGCCGGAGATTCCACGGTGGCCAACTGTCCCACCCATGAGTACCCCATGAGCGGCTGGGGCGCCCGGCTGCCGCGGCATGTCTACAGCTGGGCCGCCGTGCACAACTTCGCCAAGGGCGGGGCCAGCACGGAGTCCTTCCGCGACGAAGGGCTCTGGGGCCTGCTCCTGGAAACAGCAGGAGCGGGCGACCTGGTGCTCATCCAGTTCGGCCATAACGACCAGAAGCGCCCTCACCTTGCCGCCAGGACCGGGTTCGCAGCGAACCTGCGCCGCATGGTGGCGGAGGTCCGGGCGCTCGGTGCGGTGCCGGTGCTCTGCACGTCGGTGGAGCGCCGGCACTTCCTGGACGGCGCACTGGAGGAAAGCCTGGAGGACTATCCCGAAGTGGTCCGCGAGATAGCGCTCGAGCTGCACCTCTCCGTCGTCGACCTCAACACCTGGACCCGCGGCCTGTACACGGAGCTGGGCGTCGAGGAATCGAAATCGCTCTTCTGCCATTTCGCTCCCGGCGAGCACGCCCACTGGCCGGACGGGCTGGCGGACAACACGCATTTTTCCCAGCGCGGTGCGTCGCTGGTCGCCGGGGAAGTTGCCGGCAGGCTTGCGCTGCTTGGATTCGGCGGGGATGCCCTGGCGGACTCCCGAAAGGGCTCGACGGCGGGACTTGCGGCGGCGGGAAGGGGCTAG
- a CDS encoding aldo/keto reductase: MEYTRLGQSGLKVSRIALGCMSFGDTSQGFNEWALGDDEAEPIFRQAVELGITFWDTANVYGFGSSEEIVGRAIRKYTRREDVVLATKVHFKMHDGPGGSGLSRKAIMEQVDASLSRLGTDYVDLYQIHRFDPEVPIEETMEALHDVVKTGKARYIGASSMWAWQFAKMQHTAELHGWTRFVSMQNQYSLMQREEEREMFPLLADQGVGSIPWSPLAKGRLTRPWGEATKRADSDPMQHRFFSDGDQPIADAVQHVARDLGVPMAQVALAWVLRNPAVAAPIVGATKTRHLTDAAAALDIRLTDEEARRLEDPYTVRMPTGY; encoded by the coding sequence ATGGAGTACACACGGCTGGGCCAGTCCGGCCTGAAGGTCAGCCGCATCGCCCTGGGCTGCATGAGTTTCGGGGACACGTCCCAAGGTTTCAACGAATGGGCACTGGGCGACGACGAAGCCGAGCCGATCTTCCGCCAGGCGGTGGAGCTCGGAATTACGTTCTGGGACACCGCCAACGTCTACGGATTTGGCAGCTCGGAGGAAATCGTGGGACGTGCCATCAGGAAATACACCCGCCGCGAAGACGTGGTGCTCGCCACCAAGGTGCACTTCAAGATGCATGACGGCCCCGGTGGATCCGGCCTGTCCCGCAAAGCCATCATGGAACAAGTGGATGCGTCATTGTCCCGCCTGGGTACCGACTACGTGGACCTCTACCAGATCCACCGCTTCGATCCCGAGGTGCCGATCGAGGAAACGATGGAAGCCCTGCACGACGTCGTCAAGACCGGCAAGGCGCGGTACATCGGCGCCTCGTCGATGTGGGCGTGGCAGTTCGCGAAGATGCAGCACACCGCGGAGCTGCACGGCTGGACGAGATTCGTCTCAATGCAGAACCAGTACAGCCTGATGCAGCGGGAGGAGGAACGCGAGATGTTCCCGCTGCTGGCGGACCAGGGCGTCGGCAGCATCCCGTGGAGCCCGCTCGCCAAGGGGCGCCTCACGAGGCCCTGGGGCGAAGCCACCAAACGCGCCGACTCCGACCCCATGCAGCACCGCTTCTTCAGCGACGGCGACCAACCCATTGCTGATGCCGTGCAGCACGTGGCCCGGGACCTCGGTGTGCCCATGGCCCAGGTGGCGCTGGCATGGGTGCTGCGGAACCCCGCTGTGGCTGCCCCGATCGTCGGCGCCACCAAGACACGCCACCTCACGGACGCGGCGGCTGCCTTGGACATCCGGCTCACCGATGAGGAGGCCCGCCGGCTCGAAGATCCGTACACGGTCCGGATGCCGACCGGTTACTGA
- a CDS encoding DUF1961 family protein, with product MGVTRPGPELLYTNPLAGPRDVSGWVAEGPLRLGTRDGALELSGPADDEELGDHAHWTFWCPVEFPDGIRVSWEFLPLAEPGLAMVFFSATGHAGRDLFSADLAPRTGYYPQYHSGDIDALHVSYFRHKHHSERAFRTCNLRKSAGFELVAQGADPLPPTEDARDFYRMELVKDGPGVAFSINGLPLFAWTDTSDRVLGGGYLGFRQMAPLRAAYRNLTVEKI from the coding sequence GTGGGTGTGACACGGCCCGGCCCGGAACTGCTGTACACGAATCCGCTTGCCGGGCCGCGCGACGTGTCCGGCTGGGTGGCGGAAGGACCCCTGCGCCTGGGCACCCGCGACGGCGCACTCGAACTATCAGGCCCGGCGGACGATGAAGAGCTCGGGGACCACGCGCACTGGACATTCTGGTGCCCGGTGGAGTTCCCGGACGGCATCCGAGTCAGCTGGGAGTTCCTGCCCCTCGCGGAGCCGGGACTGGCCATGGTGTTCTTTTCGGCAACCGGCCACGCCGGCCGGGACCTGTTTTCGGCAGACCTCGCGCCGCGCACCGGTTACTACCCGCAGTACCACTCGGGGGACATCGATGCCCTCCATGTTTCCTACTTCCGGCATAAGCACCACTCCGAACGGGCCTTCCGGACCTGCAACCTGCGAAAAAGCGCCGGGTTTGAACTGGTGGCCCAGGGTGCGGATCCGTTGCCGCCCACGGAGGATGCCCGGGATTTCTACCGCATGGAACTCGTCAAGGACGGCCCCGGCGTGGCGTTCTCCATCAACGGGCTGCCCCTTTTTGCGTGGACGGACACCTCGGACAGGGTGCTGGGCGGAGGCTATCTCGGATTCCGGCAGATGGCACCGCTGCGTGCCGCCTACCGGAACCTCACCGTCGAGAAGATCTGA
- a CDS encoding carbohydrate ABC transporter permease, translating into MKIHNTTGGRIFDGANYVFLTLIGVLTLLPFIYVFAGSFATEAEITRRAFFVWPEQFSLGSYEYIFSTPAFVRALITTVLVTAVGTVIQLILTVTMAYPLAKRNLRGRQLILSLVVFAMVFSGGMIPTFLLIKDLGLLNSYWALILPAAINPFSLIIIKNFFQELPAELEESAKMDGATEIGILWRILLPLSKPVLATFALFYAVGIWNDFMSPLLYLSDNSKWTLQMYLRQVTASSDLLGTGNVDPNYIPPEQGIKFAVIVVATLPILIFYPFLQKHFAKGMLIGSVKG; encoded by the coding sequence ATGAAGATCCACAACACCACCGGCGGCCGGATATTTGACGGCGCCAACTACGTCTTCCTGACACTGATCGGCGTCCTGACGCTGCTGCCCTTCATCTACGTGTTCGCCGGCTCCTTCGCCACCGAAGCGGAAATCACCCGCCGGGCCTTCTTCGTCTGGCCGGAGCAGTTCAGCCTGGGTTCCTACGAATACATCTTCTCCACCCCGGCGTTCGTCCGCGCGCTCATCACCACGGTGCTGGTCACCGCCGTGGGCACCGTCATCCAGCTCATTCTGACCGTCACCATGGCCTACCCGCTGGCCAAGCGGAACCTCCGCGGCCGCCAGCTGATCCTGTCCCTGGTGGTCTTCGCCATGGTGTTCTCCGGCGGCATGATCCCCACGTTCCTGCTGATCAAGGACCTCGGCCTGCTCAACAGCTACTGGGCACTGATCCTGCCGGCCGCGATCAACCCGTTCAGCCTGATCATCATCAAGAACTTCTTCCAGGAACTCCCCGCCGAACTCGAAGAGTCCGCCAAGATGGACGGCGCCACGGAAATCGGGATCCTCTGGCGGATCCTGCTGCCGCTGTCCAAACCCGTGCTGGCCACGTTCGCGCTGTTCTACGCCGTGGGCATCTGGAACGACTTCATGTCACCGCTGCTCTACCTGAGCGACAACTCCAAATGGACCCTGCAGATGTACCTCCGCCAGGTCACCGCCTCCTCCGACCTCCTCGGCACCGGCAACGTGGACCCGAACTACATCCCCCCGGAACAAGGCATCAAATTCGCCGTGATCGTGGTGGCCACGCTGCCCATCCTGATCTTCTACCCGTTCCTGCAGAAACACTTCGCAAAGGGCATGCTCATCGGCTCCGTCAAGGGCTAA